GTTAATGAACAGGGCGGGTGAACAAGTACTTATAATTGATGATGAGAAAGACTTGGGCTGGGTTATTGGTAAAGTATTGGAGGACGAAGGTTATAGAGTATCAAAAGCATATAGTGGGATGAAAGGGATTGAGAAGGTGAGAGATGAGTTGCCTGATGTTGTAATCCTTGATATACGACTACCTGATATAGATGGAATTGAGCTAATTAATCGAATAAAAGAGATTAACAGTTCTACTTGTATTAATAATGTTGCTTTGTTGAATAATTAAGTTTACACTTCCTGTTTCTGCTAAATCCCACAGAATTACACCGCTACTAACTCTCTTTTATTTACAAACATCCTCTTAAATACAGAATACCTGCCTTCTGCCTCCCATCGTTTCCCATA
The genomic region above belongs to bacterium and contains:
- a CDS encoding response regulator, producing the protein MNRAGEQVLIIDDEKDLGWVIGKVLEDEGYRVSKAYSGMKGIEKVRDELPDVVILDIRLPDIDGIELINRIKEINSSTCINNVALLNN